One stretch of Brevibacillus laterosporus DNA includes these proteins:
- a CDS encoding PTS sugar transporter subunit IIB produces MKVLFVCSAGMSSAIVVNALKKEADKHGVAMEVKAVSTQEFAEEVKNGWNVAMVAPQVRHRFEQLKQEADVAGVPCDLIPPQGYTPLGGATLFKKVQELAK; encoded by the coding sequence ATGAAGGTATTATTCGTATGTTCAGCAGGGATGTCCAGTGCTATTGTGGTAAACGCTCTCAAAAAAGAGGCAGATAAGCATGGGGTAGCGATGGAAGTGAAGGCTGTCAGTACACAAGAATTTGCTGAGGAAGTGAAAAATGGCTGGAATGTAGCCATGGTAGCTCCTCAAGTTCGTCACCGTTTTGAGCAATTGAAACAAGAAGCTGATGTAGCAGGAGTACCGTGCGATCTGATTCCACCTCAAGGCTACACACCACTGGGTGGAGCAACATTATTTAAAAAAGTACAAGAATTAGCGAAGTAA
- the murQ gene encoding N-acetylmuramic acid 6-phosphate etherase — translation MLEKLVTETRNNRTMNLDQMTILNVLQVMNEEDQKVPLAIAAELEQIERAIQLVIRSFKQGGRLIYVGAGTSGRLGILDAVECPPTFGTDFEVVQGLIAGGQEAFVVAVEGAEDNAELAKNDLQAIGLTDIDTVIGIAASGRTPYAIGALQYANSVGASTASLACNKGAEISNFAKVAIEVVPGPEILTGSTRLKAGTAQKLVLNMISTCSMIGVGKVYKNLMVDVQPTNLKLVERSKRIIMQATDVSYEQAAECYEKANKNVKAAIVMILSACEYEEALERLEKNEGFVQHAIQQPSE, via the coding sequence ATGCTGGAAAAGTTGGTAACAGAGACACGTAATAATAGAACGATGAATTTGGACCAGATGACGATCCTAAACGTGTTGCAAGTAATGAATGAGGAAGATCAAAAGGTACCACTCGCCATTGCGGCTGAACTGGAACAGATTGAAAGAGCCATTCAGCTAGTGATTCGCTCTTTTAAGCAAGGTGGTAGACTCATTTATGTGGGGGCTGGTACCAGCGGGCGATTAGGAATTCTAGATGCAGTAGAATGTCCTCCTACTTTTGGCACTGATTTTGAGGTTGTACAGGGACTGATTGCTGGAGGACAAGAAGCTTTTGTCGTCGCGGTGGAGGGTGCCGAGGATAATGCTGAGCTTGCCAAGAACGATTTGCAAGCCATTGGATTAACTGACATAGACACCGTGATCGGAATTGCTGCCAGCGGACGTACACCTTATGCTATCGGCGCTCTTCAGTACGCGAACAGTGTTGGAGCCAGTACGGCCAGCCTCGCTTGCAATAAAGGTGCGGAGATTAGCAACTTTGCTAAAGTAGCGATAGAAGTAGTTCCAGGCCCTGAAATATTGACTGGTTCCACACGATTAAAGGCGGGAACAGCACAAAAGCTAGTGCTGAACATGATCTCTACTTGTTCTATGATCGGTGTTGGAAAAGTCTATAAAAATCTGATGGTGGATGTGCAGCCAACCAATCTAAAGCTGGTGGAACGTTCCAAGCGAATTATCATGCAAGCTACAGATGTTAGTTACGAGCAAGCTGCTGAATGCTATGAAAAGGCTAATAAGAATGTGAAAGCGGCAATCGTGATGATTTTATCTGCATGTGAGTATGAAGAAGCGCTAGAACGCTTGGAAAAGAATGAGGGATTTGTTCAGCACGCCATACAACAACCGTCAGAATAG
- a CDS encoding MurR/RpiR family transcriptional regulator: MHSMIVSKIESQLSRFTQAEKKVASYIVNHAELIPTMTTKQISQQSGASEASVVRFCKSIGMSSFQSFKLALVRDLTRSDMNMSDFSIIKKQDEPYELFQKVQYHNKTAIEEISTSLDKRELEKAIEAILQTKSVVFYGVGGSSVVSLDGCHKFRKIGYYSEMTTDFHMMLPVVSNMKKGEVLIAISVSGNTKEVLEIVRFAKKKQVTVIAITNLTKSLLYKEADIKLCTPNIEQDFRVGSFASRIMHLTIVDALYVSVFNRIGETVIDHFNEIREEVLKSSR, translated from the coding sequence ATGCATTCCATGATTGTAAGCAAGATTGAAAGTCAATTAAGTCGCTTTACGCAGGCAGAGAAAAAAGTAGCAAGCTATATTGTAAATCATGCCGAATTAATTCCAACCATGACAACAAAACAAATCTCCCAACAATCGGGGGCAAGCGAAGCGAGCGTTGTTCGGTTTTGTAAATCGATTGGGATGAGTAGCTTTCAGTCGTTTAAGCTAGCATTAGTTCGGGATTTGACCCGCTCAGATATGAATATGAGCGACTTTTCCATTATTAAAAAGCAGGATGAGCCATATGAATTGTTTCAAAAAGTCCAGTATCACAACAAGACTGCCATTGAGGAAATATCAACTTCTCTTGATAAACGAGAGCTAGAAAAAGCCATAGAGGCCATTTTACAGACCAAAAGCGTCGTATTTTACGGTGTAGGTGGTTCATCAGTGGTGTCCTTGGATGGATGTCATAAATTCAGGAAGATCGGCTATTACTCTGAGATGACTACTGATTTTCACATGATGCTCCCTGTCGTGTCCAATATGAAAAAAGGGGAAGTATTGATTGCCATTTCCGTAAGTGGTAATACAAAAGAGGTACTGGAAATCGTACGTTTTGCAAAAAAGAAACAAGTAACCGTAATCGCTATTACCAATTTAACGAAATCTCTTTTGTACAAAGAAGCTGATATTAAACTATGTACGCCAAACATTGAACAGGATTTTCGTGTAGGTAGTTTTGCTTCCAGAATCATGCATTTAACGATTGTGGATGCCTTATATGTCAGCGTGTTTAATCGAATAGGTGAAACGGTTATTGATCATTTCAATGAAATCCGTGAAGAAGTATTAAAATCTAGCAGGTAG
- a CDS encoding peptidase, with amino-acid sequence MLKKVLLSVAILFTTAFSNVSFAKEVVEEKEHVKEQVKEQVTKKKPDKSLIKEVDLGSEKLGKPLGDKLVVEEGAKDLLEPEEKTVDIDDTLSTAKKKKSATAEAEAENTDASNAKPITIDSIHSGTINKEGEIRWYAFYNTKPGKLTVFLQTVRSTDVNYDLHLFKLNENTMKLEDEIISSYQAGKNEQVARIAPEGYYYIAVNSVQGFDTANTFALVVKHSTTYDTSEPDDNAWLAHEKESTTFTNTQTIDNPFDEDWSYFHVLEPKSISVTLNNQIPGTVYRADILDAAANVLASLDQNKQYLINFPKGDYFVRVLSSSGYSDSQTYTLSVKDQSVASSVIISSINSDGGVEGLVDYPQGKKWRIKNNITVHGKAYDANGYPAYNVPITVYVVTRLNNTVYSGTGTADANGNFSIAVNGIGPAIGQNTHYLYSFIHYYDVIPLLVASGSTKLNSNVDSVYHFAYSLYNRS; translated from the coding sequence ATGTTAAAAAAAGTGTTATTATCTGTCGCTATTCTCTTTACAACCGCTTTTAGTAATGTAAGTTTTGCCAAAGAAGTAGTAGAAGAGAAAGAACATGTGAAAGAACAAGTGAAAGAGCAAGTGACAAAGAAAAAGCCAGACAAGTCCCTTATTAAAGAAGTAGATTTAGGCTCAGAAAAGCTAGGAAAACCTCTAGGAGATAAGCTAGTTGTTGAAGAAGGTGCAAAAGACCTGCTTGAGCCTGAAGAAAAGACTGTCGACATTGATGACACTCTGTCGACCGCCAAAAAGAAAAAATCCGCTACTGCCGAAGCTGAGGCAGAAAATACGGACGCAAGTAACGCTAAGCCAATCACAATCGACTCCATTCACTCCGGTACCATCAATAAGGAAGGCGAAATTAGATGGTATGCTTTCTATAATACTAAGCCTGGAAAATTAACCGTTTTCCTTCAAACGGTTCGCTCCACTGACGTCAATTATGATCTGCATTTATTTAAATTAAATGAAAATACCATGAAACTTGAAGATGAAATTATCTCCTCCTATCAAGCAGGGAAAAACGAACAGGTTGCCCGCATCGCCCCTGAAGGCTATTACTACATAGCCGTAAACTCAGTTCAAGGCTTTGATACAGCTAATACATTTGCTCTCGTAGTCAAACACTCCACTACCTACGACACCTCTGAACCCGATGACAACGCATGGCTCGCTCATGAGAAAGAATCCACAACCTTTACCAATACCCAAACCATTGATAATCCATTCGATGAAGATTGGAGCTACTTCCACGTACTAGAACCAAAATCAATCTCTGTCACTTTAAACAATCAAATTCCAGGTACCGTTTATCGTGCAGATATATTAGATGCAGCAGCAAATGTACTCGCCAGCCTCGATCAAAACAAACAGTATCTCATTAATTTCCCTAAAGGTGACTATTTTGTCCGTGTTCTCTCTTCATCAGGCTATAGTGATTCTCAGACCTATACGTTAAGTGTTAAAGACCAATCAGTAGCTAGCTCTGTTATCATCAGTAGCATTAATTCAGATGGAGGTGTGGAAGGTTTAGTCGATTATCCTCAGGGGAAAAAATGGAGAATTAAAAATAATATTACCGTACATGGAAAAGCATACGATGCCAATGGCTACCCCGCTTATAATGTTCCCATTACGGTTTATGTCGTGACTCGTCTGAATAATACGGTCTATTCAGGTACAGGAACAGCTGATGCGAATGGTAATTTTAGTATCGCTGTTAACGGAATTGGTCCAGCTATCGGTCAGAACACCCACTACCTCTACTCGTTTATACACTATTATGATGTGATTCCGCTTCTAGTGGCTAGTGGATCAACGAAGCTGAATTCTAATGTAGACAGTGTCTATCACTTCGCTTACTCGCTTTATAATAGAAGCTAA
- a CDS encoding M23 family metallopeptidase: MKRSICQPLLLVVAVGISLTACEQQMVNQSGKEQVVQKKEIGSTMQPIEPKQLGDVFLHEEYERIHAQMSQEFQQQVSLEQLKQIAHPFQEGITGYTLQATVPIGDGQQQYLWLDQSGKKGLSAIFDQQQKIGGLQIMPLKTFPQTDQTFTRNVYSPPLKQDWFVFWGGTNELFNYHYDYESQRYAYDLVIMKQGKSHQGDPTKNESYYAYGQEVSAAADGKVVKVENEIPDNDPVGTTNKTQLLGNHVIIDHGNGEYSVTAHLKTGSLTVKVGDQVKRGEVIGLCGNSGNSSEAHIHFQVSNSPEVMENKSVRIKWEGNVNPIRGEIMKKGS, translated from the coding sequence ATGAAACGATCTATTTGCCAACCCTTACTTTTAGTAGTTGCGGTGGGAATAAGTCTCACTGCTTGCGAGCAACAGATGGTTAATCAGTCTGGGAAAGAACAAGTAGTGCAAAAAAAGGAGATTGGAAGCACTATGCAGCCCATCGAGCCCAAGCAATTAGGTGATGTATTTTTACACGAAGAGTATGAACGAATCCATGCACAAATGTCTCAGGAATTTCAGCAGCAAGTAAGCCTAGAGCAGTTGAAACAAATTGCCCATCCTTTTCAGGAAGGAATAACAGGCTATACTTTACAAGCTACTGTACCGATAGGTGATGGACAACAGCAATATCTGTGGCTTGATCAAAGTGGGAAAAAGGGATTAAGTGCTATATTTGACCAACAACAAAAAATTGGGGGACTACAAATTATGCCGCTCAAAACTTTTCCACAGACGGATCAAACCTTTACCAGAAATGTCTATTCTCCCCCTCTCAAACAGGATTGGTTTGTCTTCTGGGGAGGGACCAATGAATTATTTAACTATCACTATGATTATGAAAGTCAACGCTATGCCTACGATTTGGTTATCATGAAGCAAGGAAAGTCCCATCAGGGTGACCCTACTAAGAATGAAAGCTACTATGCTTACGGGCAGGAGGTAAGTGCTGCGGCAGACGGAAAGGTAGTGAAGGTGGAAAACGAAATCCCTGATAATGACCCAGTTGGTACGACGAATAAAACACAACTTCTCGGTAATCATGTGATTATTGACCATGGGAATGGCGAGTACAGTGTCACTGCGCATTTAAAAACAGGATCTCTTACAGTAAAAGTAGGAGATCAGGTAAAACGAGGCGAGGTCATCGGCCTGTGTGGAAATTCAGGTAATTCTAGTGAAGCACATATTCATTTTCAAGTCTCTAACTCACCTGAGGTTATGGAGAATAAGTCAGTTCGTATTAAATGGGAAGGGAATGTCAACCCGATACGTGGCGAGATCATGAAGAAGGGCTCATAA
- a CDS encoding response regulator — protein sequence MLHAQLLVVDDELAIGKMLTTVLSKEGFEHVDVATSAEDALNACQIKTYDLILLDVMLPGKSGIESIKAHLRRYLQSTEHEPVPIIPATIYDFGHFQLDEQAGEVRVANKVVDFPAQVYQFQRMVDNVIANAILHNPVGTPIEICLVACETDGLDVEGFSLTIRDCGTGMEPEVTQQLFERYYRGTNTEGLTQGTGLGMAIAKELALAHGGEIQVASELGQGTTIQFTFHKEKSLFPSDHLKSLSTHSK from the coding sequence ATGCTTCATGCACAACTTTTGGTGGTGGACGATGAGCTAGCCATCGGTAAAATGCTAACAACCGTTCTCTCTAAAGAAGGGTTTGAGCATGTGGATGTGGCAACCTCAGCCGAAGATGCCTTGAATGCCTGTCAGATTAAAACCTATGATCTTATCCTATTGGATGTCATGTTGCCTGGAAAAAGCGGAATAGAGAGTATAAAAGCCCATCTCCGTCGTTATTTACAATCAACAGAACATGAGCCAGTGCCAATCATTCCGGCTACAATCTATGATTTTGGCCATTTTCAGTTAGATGAACAAGCTGGAGAAGTGAGAGTAGCCAACAAGGTTGTCGATTTCCCCGCTCAGGTTTATCAGTTTCAGCGGATGGTTGATAATGTAATTGCAAATGCCATCCTGCATAATCCTGTAGGTACACCTATTGAAATTTGCTTGGTAGCTTGTGAAACGGATGGCTTGGATGTAGAGGGCTTCTCGTTAACGATCCGCGATTGTGGTACAGGAATGGAACCCGAAGTTACCCAACAATTATTCGAACGCTACTATCGTGGAACCAATACAGAAGGATTGACCCAAGGAACTGGATTAGGGATGGCAATTGCCAAAGAGTTAGCATTGGCACATGGAGGAGAAATTCAGGTGGCAAGTGAGCTTGGGCAGGGGACGACTATTCAATTTACATTTCATAAAGAGAAAAGTTTATTCCCTTCTGATCATCTAAAAAGCCTCTCTACCCACAGTAAATAA
- a CDS encoding NADPH-dependent 2,4-dienoyl-CoA reductase, with protein sequence MLSHIFQPIQIATLQLPNRVIMGSMHVGLEALDHGYERLTAFYVERAKGEAGLIVTGGAAVLPEGGGGVGFTNIYADEHIQPLYNMTRAVHDAGGRIALQLFHAGRYAYKEMTGLDPVAPSPLQAPINRTAPIEMNEELILDTIQAFANATRRAKEAGFDAVEIMGSEGYLINQFLSPVTNQRSDGWGGDFERRARFGLEIARQVKEVAGPEYPVFFRMSGLDVMPNSTTLEESVQFAKWLEKIGIDALNIGIGWHESQVPTISMMVPRASYVWVAKAIKEAVGIPVIASNRINDVRLANQIVAEGHSDLVSMARPFLADPYIVAKSRAGRFAEVNTCIACNQACLDHIFEGKTASCLVNPLAGREWDISITPAEAIKKVAVIGAGPAGMEAARVLALRGHDVSLWEKNIRLGGQLNFASQVPGKSEFKETLRYYENELRRLGVQMHLGEEATSDKLVAQGVTEVVLATGVTPRSPKLPGMELPHVVSYADVFTGKVPVGQQVVIIGAGGIACDLSHLLVTNTSFSAESGQYLAEYGIVPAKSYVSMQHNKRSITLLRRGKHVGTGLGKTTRWAVLALLKKHGVVTKTEIEYKEILPDGVRIIEKEQEVFIPADTVIIAAGSTPNRILVDSLPPDMKVHLIGGAKEAGELDAKRAIWEGMSVGREV encoded by the coding sequence ATGTTATCGCATATCTTCCAACCGATTCAAATTGCTACTTTACAACTTCCTAACCGTGTCATTATGGGTTCCATGCATGTGGGATTGGAAGCATTAGATCATGGTTATGAGCGTCTTACTGCCTTTTATGTAGAGCGAGCAAAGGGGGAAGCAGGTTTAATTGTCACCGGGGGCGCTGCCGTCCTACCAGAAGGGGGAGGCGGCGTAGGTTTTACAAACATTTACGCAGATGAGCATATTCAACCACTTTATAATATGACCCGTGCAGTCCATGATGCTGGGGGAAGGATTGCGCTACAGCTTTTCCATGCGGGGCGTTATGCTTACAAGGAAATGACTGGTCTCGATCCTGTAGCTCCTTCTCCACTGCAAGCACCCATTAATAGAACGGCCCCTATCGAAATGAATGAGGAATTAATTTTAGATACCATTCAGGCTTTTGCAAATGCAACGCGTCGAGCAAAAGAGGCAGGGTTTGACGCAGTTGAAATCATGGGTTCGGAAGGTTATTTGATTAATCAATTTTTGTCCCCTGTGACCAATCAACGTTCAGATGGATGGGGAGGAGACTTTGAACGACGTGCTCGTTTTGGACTGGAGATAGCTAGACAAGTTAAGGAAGTGGCTGGTCCTGAGTACCCTGTTTTTTTTCGGATGTCCGGACTAGATGTCATGCCAAATAGCACGACGTTAGAAGAATCCGTTCAATTTGCAAAATGGTTGGAGAAAATTGGCATAGATGCCCTGAATATTGGAATTGGATGGCATGAATCGCAAGTGCCGACCATCTCAATGATGGTCCCTCGGGCTTCATATGTCTGGGTAGCGAAAGCGATCAAAGAGGCAGTTGGCATCCCGGTTATTGCTAGCAATCGAATAAACGATGTTCGTTTGGCTAATCAAATTGTAGCAGAGGGGCATAGTGACCTAGTCTCTATGGCGCGTCCATTTTTGGCAGACCCATATATTGTTGCGAAGAGCAGAGCTGGTCGTTTTGCTGAAGTAAATACATGCATCGCCTGTAATCAGGCTTGCCTAGATCATATTTTTGAAGGAAAGACGGCTTCATGTTTAGTTAATCCGTTAGCAGGGCGCGAATGGGATATCAGCATTACGCCAGCAGAAGCGATCAAGAAAGTGGCCGTTATCGGAGCCGGTCCAGCTGGGATGGAAGCAGCGCGAGTGTTGGCATTGCGTGGACATGATGTGTCTTTATGGGAGAAAAATATTCGGTTAGGTGGACAACTCAATTTTGCCAGTCAGGTCCCTGGTAAGAGCGAATTTAAGGAGACGCTCCGTTACTATGAGAATGAGTTACGGAGGCTTGGGGTACAGATGCATCTGGGAGAAGAGGCAACCAGTGACAAACTTGTCGCTCAGGGAGTGACTGAAGTGGTTCTTGCTACCGGAGTGACGCCACGATCACCAAAGCTTCCAGGAATGGAGTTACCACATGTCGTAAGCTATGCTGATGTTTTTACAGGAAAGGTACCAGTGGGTCAACAGGTAGTGATCATTGGAGCAGGGGGTATTGCCTGCGATTTGTCTCATTTATTGGTAACGAACACTAGCTTTTCAGCAGAATCAGGTCAATATTTGGCAGAGTATGGAATTGTGCCGGCAAAATCATATGTGAGCATGCAACATAACAAGCGCTCTATCACGCTGTTGCGCCGGGGCAAGCACGTTGGGACTGGACTGGGTAAAACCACGCGTTGGGCCGTGCTGGCGTTGTTAAAGAAACACGGGGTAGTGACGAAAACAGAAATTGAGTACAAAGAAATTCTACCAGATGGTGTGCGTATTATAGAGAAAGAACAAGAAGTATTTATCCCGGCAGACACGGTTATTATTGCTGCTGGAAGCACGCCTAATCGGATACTTGTGGATTCTTTGCCACCTGATATGAAAGTTCATCTGATTGGTGGAGCTAAAGAAGCAGGAGAATTGGATGCAAAACGAGCAATATGGGAGGGCATGAGCGTGGGGAGAGAAGTGTAG
- a CDS encoding NAD(P)-dependent oxidoreductase: protein MEEITLDTIGFIGLGTMGLPMVQNLLKAGFPVHVVSRSRGPIEKAVSFGAIEAKSPADLVEKVDVLLTCLPLPSTIEEVYFGENGILSADLTGKLVIDHSTVSPLLNQRVFDAITEKGGSYMDAPISGGPMGATAGTLAIMCGGLESNYERAKPVFEALGTNLFYLGKIGNGSIAKLMNNYIIGVHTAALAEAFILATKAGVDTTQLYEVLSASTGDSKMLHRIVPLVHQRDFDARFSNQLLYKDMRIAGELAQAYELDMPINKLAEEMYQQACERYPSEDMAALFKIYEEKTGIMVKEKALD, encoded by the coding sequence CTGGAGGAGATTACACTGGATACGATTGGATTTATTGGACTTGGTACGATGGGACTACCTATGGTACAAAATTTACTAAAAGCTGGCTTTCCTGTACATGTCGTTTCTAGAAGCCGTGGTCCTATAGAAAAAGCTGTTTCTTTTGGAGCCATTGAAGCTAAAAGCCCTGCTGATCTAGTGGAAAAGGTGGATGTCTTACTAACCTGCTTACCTCTTCCCTCCACGATTGAAGAAGTTTATTTTGGAGAAAATGGTATTTTAAGTGCCGATCTGACGGGAAAATTAGTGATTGATCACTCAACAGTAAGCCCCTTATTGAACCAACGTGTGTTTGATGCTATCACAGAAAAGGGTGGCTCTTACATGGATGCTCCTATTAGTGGTGGCCCCATGGGTGCTACTGCTGGCACTCTAGCTATCATGTGTGGCGGTCTAGAAAGCAATTATGAGCGAGCCAAACCGGTATTTGAAGCACTAGGGACGAATCTGTTCTACTTAGGTAAAATCGGCAATGGTAGCATTGCTAAGCTGATGAATAACTACATCATCGGAGTACATACAGCGGCTCTAGCTGAAGCTTTCATTTTAGCTACCAAAGCAGGGGTTGATACCACTCAATTGTATGAAGTTCTGTCTGCAAGCACTGGTGACAGCAAAATGTTGCATCGTATCGTTCCATTGGTACACCAACGTGATTTTGATGCTCGTTTTAGCAATCAATTGCTATATAAAGATATGCGTATTGCCGGAGAATTAGCTCAAGCGTACGAGTTGGACATGCCAATCAATAAGCTTGCTGAAGAAATGTACCAACAAGCTTGCGAAAGATATCCTAGTGAAGATATGGCCGCTTTGTTTAAAATTTATGAAGAAAAAACGGGAATTATGGTAAAAGAAAAGGCTCTCGATTGA